AGGTTTATACTTTGTATAGTTTACTAACTTTTTTGTAGCAAGTTTTCTAGCCATGTCTGTCGCAGCAGCATTAGAAATGTTTAATAACCTTGCCAAGGTGCTAATTCTGGTGTCAGCCACAGAAAGTCTGCTTTGATTATAAATTGTCTTCACAAAATTCTCTATCGAAACCGTCATTTATAGTATATTTAACTAAATATTTAAGCTTACTTAAATTTATGAACAAATATACTTTATAAATGTTCATATTGAAATAATTTTTTAGAAAAAATGAGTGGGGATGATAGATTTAAACTTAACATAATGTAAATTATTGATGTTTTTGAAATCTCCTAGAATCCAGCGATTAGCTTAAGCAAGCTTATTGATTAACACAAACAACTTGTACCTTTCTGGCAGTTAGCTTTTGGAAGAAGCCCTAAGGCCAAATGGTGCTTATTAAGCCCTGCAGGCCGCACCCTTCCTGAAATCTGGCTGGGAAGTATAAAGTCCTCAGGGACGATTGTTGATTTAATTGGTGGCACACTAAGTGACCCCGTATGGAATGATTCATCAAACTTTAAGATACCTCCCCCAAAAGCTTTTTTAAAGTTTAAAATGTAAAATTATGAAAAAGAAAATCACAATGGAGGTAGTTAATCCCCTTGCAGCCGGTATTGATGTAGGTTCTAGAAGTCATTTTGTAAGTATTGGTCAAACAAAAGAAGATGTTAGAGAATTTGGTGTATATACCAAAGATCATAATGCAATGATTGAGTGGTTAAAGAAAGCTAAGATTACTACGGTAGCCATGGAAAGTACAGGTAGTTATTGGCAAACATTATTTAGTGCATTACAATTGGCAGAATTTGAGGTAATACTGGTTAATGGCAGGGATGTAAAAAATGTGAAAGGTAAAAAGACAGATATGTTAGATTGTATTTGGATTCAAAAACTACACAGTCTGGGGCTTTTAAGAGGTAGTTATTTACCTGATGAACATACTCGAGAATTGCATACCTATTGTTTATATAGACAGAAATTAATAGAACAAAGCTCCAAGTATATAAATAGAATACAGAAGAATCTTCGCTTAATGAATATTAGGTTAGATGTTGCTATCAATGATATTACAGGTAAAACTGGTTCTGCTATCCTTAATGCTATTCTTTTAGGAGAGAGAAATCCCAAAACACTTTCAGAACTAGCAGATGTAAGGGTCAAAAAAAGTAAAGAAGAAATTGCTAAATCTTTAGATGGGGAATGGAAAGACGACCTACTATATGTTATTAAAGACTGTTGGCAAACTTATCAATATTACCAAGACAGAATTCGAGACCTAGATATTTGCGTAGAAAATACACTAAAAAAGGGGCTTAATATTATTAAAAAAGTAAAACTTCCAGATGTTGGAATGAAACAGCTAAGTAAAAATGATCCAAAATTTGATTTACGTTCACTGGCCTATCAGATACTTGGCATAGATCTATATCAAATTGGAGGGGTTCGAAATGGGACAGTATTAACAGTTTTGAGCACATTGGGAAGTGGAATTAATAAATTTCCTACCTCTAAACACTTTGTGAGTTGGCTAAGGTTAGCTCCTAATAATAAAATAAGTGGTGGCAAAATATTAAGTAGTAGGACTCAAAAAGGGAAAAATCAGTTGAGCATTTCACTTAGAAGAGCTGCTAATGCAATTGGAAATACTAAAACTCACCCACTTAAAAAGTTTTTTTCTAGAATCGCTTACAAAAAAGGTAGAGGTGCAGCTATTACTGCTACTGCCAGAAAATTAGCTGTAATTATTTATAGGATGCTTCTCTATAAAGAGGACTTCAATCCAGGACTCCATGCGAATGAGGAAAGGGAAAGGCTGAAAAAGATCATAGCAGTCAGGAAAAAAGTGGCAGCATTGAACCTTACTGATGCCGAAAAGGGAGCTATTTTCACTTAGGAGGCAAGGAAAGTGGAAGAGTTGTATGGAATGGCCTTACACAAAGCTGTAAGCACATGAAAAACAAAGAAAAATCACAAAAAACAACAACGAAAACGAGGGTCGACTCGACAGAGGTCGTCCCAACGAAACGAATTTTGACGTTAGAACAGCGTCAGGAGATTATCGAATACTATAATACTGGTGGTCGGCACCCGAATATTTTACATCAGAAATTCTTTGCAAAAAACGTTCCACGCGGTACCAGATATCGGTAAACTTGTTTAGGCAGTGGTTGAGAGCAGAAAGACGAAGAGAACAAAACCAACTCAAAAACAGTCAATGCCAAATGGATGACCCAACTACAAGGATAAAGATGCTGAAATTGCAGCCCTCAAAAAAGCACTCCAACAAAAAGAGAAAGAACTGAACTATGCTAAAATGAAGCATAAGGCATTGGATATTTTAATTGAAATTGCAGAAGAAAGGTTTAAGATAACCATAAAGCTTGCAGCCGCAAAAAAGTCTGGAAAATGGCGGTAGACAAGATGCGTCTTGTGTTTCCATTGTTGAGTTTGACCTTAATCTGTAGTTTTTATGATCGACATCGGCAGAGTTATTATGAGGCGGTACGACGTGAGAAAGCTTATCAAGAAGTAGCAGATAAAGTCATCAAAAAAGTAAGTTCACTCAGAGAAGTATTGCCAGGTATTGGTACTTCAAAGCTGCATTTTTTGATGAAAGATTGGCTAAAAACTGAAGGGATTAAAATGGGCAGAGATAAACTACATGAGCTGCTTAGAGATAGAAGTTTGCTGATAAAAAAAAGAGATGGCATCAGAACTACTAATTCCAATCATCATTACAGAAAATACAATGATAAACGTCGAAGTTTAGAAGTCACTAGACCTGAGAGATTATGGGTATCCGATATTACCGCGTCGCGTAGACCTATGTGCCAGTAAAGGGTAATTACTCGTATCTAAGTTTGGTTACTGATGCTTATTCTAGAAAGGTAGTAGGTTGGGCAATGGAAGATAGTCTAGAAGCTGAAGGGCCGATGAAAGCGCTACGGATGGCCCCCATGGACGTATGTTTGAATCCCTTAATCTAAGGTATTAAGTAACTACAAAAAAGAAATAAAGTATTTAAAAAATAGATAGCTTTGTGTTATGAGACAACACCGATTTATCAAAGCAAGTAAAGAAGAAGTTGATTTATTAAAATCTCAACTAAAAAAACCAATGAGTCGACAGGAATCTGTTCGCATAGAAGGATTACTGCTGAGTATAAAAGGCTATACTAT
This genomic window from Chondrinema litorale contains:
- a CDS encoding IS110 family transposase → MKKKITMEVVNPLAAGIDVGSRSHFVSIGQTKEDVREFGVYTKDHNAMIEWLKKAKITTVAMESTGSYWQTLFSALQLAEFEVILVNGRDVKNVKGKKTDMLDCIWIQKLHSLGLLRGSYLPDEHTRELHTYCLYRQKLIEQSSKYINRIQKNLRLMNIRLDVAINDITGKTGSAILNAILLGERNPKTLSELADVRVKKSKEEIAKSLDGEWKDDLLYVIKDCWQTYQYYQDRIRDLDICVENTLKKGLNIIKKVKLPDVGMKQLSKNDPKFDLRSLAYQILGIDLYQIGGVRNGTVLTVLSTLGSGINKFPTSKHFVSWLRLAPNNKISGGKILSSRTQKGKNQLSISLRRAANAIGNTKTHPLKKFFSRIAYKKGRGAAITATARKLAVIIYRMLLYKEDFNPGLHANEERERLKKIIAVRKKVAALNLTDAEKGAIFT